One genomic region from Marmota flaviventris isolate mMarFla1 chromosome 6, mMarFla1.hap1, whole genome shotgun sequence encodes:
- the LOC114099342 gene encoding HLA class II histocompatibility antigen, DO beta chain-like isoform X2: MPSAGGKPSTGCLPHSPSSIMSSAWAPWVTALLVNLIRLNFSMTQDRDSPDFVIQAKADCYFTNGTEKVKFVVRFIFNLEEYARFDSDLGVFVALTELGQPDAEQWNNRPDILERSRASVDMLCRHNYNLGAPFTVGRKVQPEVTVYPEKTPFLHQHNLLLCSVTGFYPGDIQIRWFWNGQEERAGVMSTGLIRNGDWTFQTTVMLEVTPSPGDVYRCLVEHPSLPSPVSVEWRAQHEYSWKKILSGVGAFLLGLTVLLVGIIIHLRARKGSVETQSGDKISRAILQKPYSGPNHSFSPET; the protein is encoded by the exons ATGCCCAGCGCTGGGGGCAAACCTAGTACTGGATGCTTACCCCACTCTCCTTCCTCCAT AATGAGCTCTGCATGGGCCCCCTGGGTGACAGCTCTGCTAGTGAATCTGATCAGGCTCAATTTCTCCATGACTCAAGACAGAGACTCTCCAG ATTTTGTGATTCAGGCAAAGGCTGACTGTTATTTCACCAATGGGACAGAGAAGGTGAAGTTTGTGGTCAGATTCATCTTCAACCTGGAGGAATACGCACGTTTTGACAGTGATCTCGGAGTGTTTGTGGCATTGACAGAGCTGGGGCAGCCTGATGCTGAGCAGTGGAACAATCGGCCTGATATACTGGAGAGGAGCAGAGCATCTGTGGATATGCTCTGTAGACACAACTACAATTTGGGGGCCCCCTTCACTGTGGGGAGAAAAG TGCAACCAGAGGTGACAGTGTACCCAGAGAAGACCCCATTCCTGCATCAGCACAACCTGCTGCTCTGCTCCGTGACAGGCTTCTATCCAGGGGACATACAGATCAGGTGGTTCTGGAATGGACAGGAGGAGAGAGCTGGCGTTATGTCCACTGGTCTTATTAGGAACGGAGACTGGACCTTTCAGACCACGGTGATGCTGGAAGTGACTCCTTCACCTGGAGATGTTTACAGATGCCTTGTTGAGCACCCCAGTCTGCCCAGCCCTGTTTCTGTGGAGTGGA GAGCTCAACATGAATATTCTTGGAAAAAGATACTCAGTGGAGTTGGAGCCTTCCTACTTGGGCTAACCGTCCTTCTGGTGGGGATCATCATCCACCTCAGGGCTCGCAAAG GATCTGTGGAGACTCAGTCTGGTGATAAG ATCTCAAGAGCTATTCTACAGAAGCCATACTCAGGTCCTAATCACAGCTTCTCTCCTGAAACCTGA
- the LOC114099342 gene encoding HLA class II histocompatibility antigen, DO beta chain-like isoform X3 yields MPSAGGKPSTGCLPHSPSSIMSSAWAPWVTALLVNLIRLNFSMTQDRDSPEKVKFVVRFIFNLEEYARFDSDLGVFVALTELGQPDAEQWNNRPDILERSRASVDMLCRHNYNLGAPFTVGRKVQPEVTVYPEKTPFLHQHNLLLCSVTGFYPGDIQIRWFWNGQEERAGVMSTGLIRNGDWTFQTTVMLEVTPSPGDVYRCLVEHPSLPSPVSVEWRAQHEYSWKKILSGVGAFLLGLTVLLVGIIIHLRARKGSVETQSGDKISRAILQKPYSGPNHSFSPET; encoded by the exons ATGCCCAGCGCTGGGGGCAAACCTAGTACTGGATGCTTACCCCACTCTCCTTCCTCCAT AATGAGCTCTGCATGGGCCCCCTGGGTGACAGCTCTGCTAGTGAATCTGATCAGGCTCAATTTCTCCATGACTCAAGACAGAGACTCTCCAG AGAAGGTGAAGTTTGTGGTCAGATTCATCTTCAACCTGGAGGAATACGCACGTTTTGACAGTGATCTCGGAGTGTTTGTGGCATTGACAGAGCTGGGGCAGCCTGATGCTGAGCAGTGGAACAATCGGCCTGATATACTGGAGAGGAGCAGAGCATCTGTGGATATGCTCTGTAGACACAACTACAATTTGGGGGCCCCCTTCACTGTGGGGAGAAAAG TGCAACCAGAGGTGACAGTGTACCCAGAGAAGACCCCATTCCTGCATCAGCACAACCTGCTGCTCTGCTCCGTGACAGGCTTCTATCCAGGGGACATACAGATCAGGTGGTTCTGGAATGGACAGGAGGAGAGAGCTGGCGTTATGTCCACTGGTCTTATTAGGAACGGAGACTGGACCTTTCAGACCACGGTGATGCTGGAAGTGACTCCTTCACCTGGAGATGTTTACAGATGCCTTGTTGAGCACCCCAGTCTGCCCAGCCCTGTTTCTGTGGAGTGGA GAGCTCAACATGAATATTCTTGGAAAAAGATACTCAGTGGAGTTGGAGCCTTCCTACTTGGGCTAACCGTCCTTCTGGTGGGGATCATCATCCACCTCAGGGCTCGCAAAG GATCTGTGGAGACTCAGTCTGGTGATAAG ATCTCAAGAGCTATTCTACAGAAGCCATACTCAGGTCCTAATCACAGCTTCTCTCCTGAAACCTGA
- the LOC114099342 gene encoding HLA class II histocompatibility antigen, DO beta chain-like isoform X1 codes for MPSAGGKPSTGCLPHSPSSIMSSAWAPWVTALLVNLIRLNFSMTQDRDSPEDFVIQAKADCYFTNGTEKVKFVVRFIFNLEEYARFDSDLGVFVALTELGQPDAEQWNNRPDILERSRASVDMLCRHNYNLGAPFTVGRKVQPEVTVYPEKTPFLHQHNLLLCSVTGFYPGDIQIRWFWNGQEERAGVMSTGLIRNGDWTFQTTVMLEVTPSPGDVYRCLVEHPSLPSPVSVEWRAQHEYSWKKILSGVGAFLLGLTVLLVGIIIHLRARKGSVETQSGDKISRAILQKPYSGPNHSFSPET; via the exons ATGCCCAGCGCTGGGGGCAAACCTAGTACTGGATGCTTACCCCACTCTCCTTCCTCCAT AATGAGCTCTGCATGGGCCCCCTGGGTGACAGCTCTGCTAGTGAATCTGATCAGGCTCAATTTCTCCATGACTCAAGACAGAGACTCTCCAG aaGATTTTGTGATTCAGGCAAAGGCTGACTGTTATTTCACCAATGGGACAGAGAAGGTGAAGTTTGTGGTCAGATTCATCTTCAACCTGGAGGAATACGCACGTTTTGACAGTGATCTCGGAGTGTTTGTGGCATTGACAGAGCTGGGGCAGCCTGATGCTGAGCAGTGGAACAATCGGCCTGATATACTGGAGAGGAGCAGAGCATCTGTGGATATGCTCTGTAGACACAACTACAATTTGGGGGCCCCCTTCACTGTGGGGAGAAAAG TGCAACCAGAGGTGACAGTGTACCCAGAGAAGACCCCATTCCTGCATCAGCACAACCTGCTGCTCTGCTCCGTGACAGGCTTCTATCCAGGGGACATACAGATCAGGTGGTTCTGGAATGGACAGGAGGAGAGAGCTGGCGTTATGTCCACTGGTCTTATTAGGAACGGAGACTGGACCTTTCAGACCACGGTGATGCTGGAAGTGACTCCTTCACCTGGAGATGTTTACAGATGCCTTGTTGAGCACCCCAGTCTGCCCAGCCCTGTTTCTGTGGAGTGGA GAGCTCAACATGAATATTCTTGGAAAAAGATACTCAGTGGAGTTGGAGCCTTCCTACTTGGGCTAACCGTCCTTCTGGTGGGGATCATCATCCACCTCAGGGCTCGCAAAG GATCTGTGGAGACTCAGTCTGGTGATAAG ATCTCAAGAGCTATTCTACAGAAGCCATACTCAGGTCCTAATCACAGCTTCTCTCCTGAAACCTGA
- the LOC114099342 gene encoding HLA class II histocompatibility antigen, DO beta chain-like isoform X4, which produces MSSAWAPWVTALLVNLIRLNFSMTQDRDSPEDFVIQAKADCYFTNGTEKVKFVVRFIFNLEEYARFDSDLGVFVALTELGQPDAEQWNNRPDILERSRASVDMLCRHNYNLGAPFTVGRKVQPEVTVYPEKTPFLHQHNLLLCSVTGFYPGDIQIRWFWNGQEERAGVMSTGLIRNGDWTFQTTVMLEVTPSPGDVYRCLVEHPSLPSPVSVEWRAQHEYSWKKILSGVGAFLLGLTVLLVGIIIHLRARKGSVETQSGDKISRAILQKPYSGPNHSFSPET; this is translated from the exons ATGAGCTCTGCATGGGCCCCCTGGGTGACAGCTCTGCTAGTGAATCTGATCAGGCTCAATTTCTCCATGACTCAAGACAGAGACTCTCCAG aaGATTTTGTGATTCAGGCAAAGGCTGACTGTTATTTCACCAATGGGACAGAGAAGGTGAAGTTTGTGGTCAGATTCATCTTCAACCTGGAGGAATACGCACGTTTTGACAGTGATCTCGGAGTGTTTGTGGCATTGACAGAGCTGGGGCAGCCTGATGCTGAGCAGTGGAACAATCGGCCTGATATACTGGAGAGGAGCAGAGCATCTGTGGATATGCTCTGTAGACACAACTACAATTTGGGGGCCCCCTTCACTGTGGGGAGAAAAG TGCAACCAGAGGTGACAGTGTACCCAGAGAAGACCCCATTCCTGCATCAGCACAACCTGCTGCTCTGCTCCGTGACAGGCTTCTATCCAGGGGACATACAGATCAGGTGGTTCTGGAATGGACAGGAGGAGAGAGCTGGCGTTATGTCCACTGGTCTTATTAGGAACGGAGACTGGACCTTTCAGACCACGGTGATGCTGGAAGTGACTCCTTCACCTGGAGATGTTTACAGATGCCTTGTTGAGCACCCCAGTCTGCCCAGCCCTGTTTCTGTGGAGTGGA GAGCTCAACATGAATATTCTTGGAAAAAGATACTCAGTGGAGTTGGAGCCTTCCTACTTGGGCTAACCGTCCTTCTGGTGGGGATCATCATCCACCTCAGGGCTCGCAAAG GATCTGTGGAGACTCAGTCTGGTGATAAG ATCTCAAGAGCTATTCTACAGAAGCCATACTCAGGTCCTAATCACAGCTTCTCTCCTGAAACCTGA